One Lycium barbarum isolate Lr01 chromosome 5, ASM1917538v2, whole genome shotgun sequence genomic window carries:
- the LOC132641458 gene encoding disease resistance-like protein CSA1 gives MKGLCVLKHLLIPNCRKLKFLPELPSSLEWLNAANCSALERIASISNLEYLEQLQFSNCKKIIDIPGLESLKSLVRLYTVGCNACLPSIKRRISKDSRRHIKYLCVPGSDIPDWFIQEVPNVSTRKHRDIKGVIIGVVLSLDQQVEDNFRHRVRAIVDFQATVTTPGDAEPKLKKTLNLEEVPDTDEDQLYLCRFHECSDFIFMLEEGDRVQVAIRESPRFNGLKLKKHGMHLVFENEDDFDANDEDLFDESQQSVSKKLANFFNSL, from the exons ATGAAAGGACTTTGTGTTCTCAAGCATTTGCTTATCCCGAACTGCAGAAAGCTCAAGTTTCTTCCTGAACTTCCCTCAAGTTTGGAATGGTTAAATGCTGCAAACTGCTCTGCATTGGAACGTATAGCTAGCATATCAAATCTGGAATATTTGGAACAACTCCAATTCAGCAATTGCAAGAAGATAATAGATATTCCTGGCCTTGAAAGCTTGAAATCTTTGGTAAGGTTGTATACAGTCGGTTGCAACGCGTGCTTACCTTCCATAAAAAGACGGATTTCTAAG GATTCTCGAAGGCATATAAAGTATCTCTGTGTTCCAGGGAGTGACATTCCGGATTGGTTTATTCAGGAAGTACCTAACGTCTCAACTCGCAAGCACCGTGATATCAAGGGTGTGATCATTGGAGTAGTTCTCTCTCTAGACCAACAAGTAGAGGACAATTTCAGACACAGAGTCCGAGCAATCGTGGATTTTCAAGCAACAGTTACCACACCAGGTGATGCTGAACCTAAACTTAAGAAAACTTTGAACTTGGAGGAGGTTCCTGATACAGATGAAGATCAGCTTTATTTATGTCGATTTCACGAGTGCAGTGATTTTATATTCATGTTGGAAGAAGGCGACAGGGTGCAGGTTGCAATTAGAGAGAGTCCACGTTTTAATGGCCTCAAACTGAAGAAGCATGGGATGCACTTGGTTTTCGAAAATGAGGATGATTTCGATGCTAATGATGAGGATTTGTTTGATGAATCTCAGCAGTCTGTTTCGAAGAAACTTGCTAACTTTTTTAATTCATTATGA